From Trichoderma atroviride chromosome 1, complete sequence, one genomic window encodes:
- a CDS encoding uncharacterized protein (EggNog:ENOG41) — protein MPQKHLPIGSAVFANLEEEGAARMAIFALVYRYAALSHENVQPLELAALFEPRAKIQFSDGSERPPSEIREVISHLPEQLTHHVTTVDIQFVAPNEARCQAHVIASTHVKAPDHWGRWDSYVKRQDDGKWLFSKKVITMEGMAPGGWVSGIWETLQSTK, from the coding sequence ATGCCTCAGAAGCATTTGCCAATCGGCTCGGCCGTATTTGCAAActtagaagaagaaggagccgCTCGTATGGCTATTTTCGCACTCGTCTACCGATATGCAGCTTTATCCCATGAAAACGTTCAACCTCTAGAGCTGGCTGCGTTGTTTGAACCCAGAGCAAAGATACAGTTCTCGGACGGCTCAGAGAGACCTCCGAGTGAAATCAGAGAGGTTATTAGCCACCTGCCAGAGCAGCTGACGCATCACGTTACGACAGTCGATATTCAGTTTGTTGCACCAAATGAGGCTCGTTGTCAAGCCCATGTAATTGCCAGTACTCATGTCAAAGCGCCTGATCACTGGGGGAGATGGGACAGCTACGTGAAAAGACAGGATGATGGAAAATGGCTGTTTAGCAAAAAGGTTATCACAATGGAGGGAATGGCGCCGGGTGGCTGGGTATCCGGAATCTGGGAAACATTGCAATCTACGAAGTGA